Proteins encoded together in one Ferroglobus placidus DSM 10642 window:
- the trpD gene encoding anthranilate phosphoribosyltransferase, with translation MLSKIVERRNLSFEEAYELYNEIVKESPVRIAAYLSALQTKGFTAEELAGFAKAMRDSAIKIELGEVCDTCGTGGDGASTINVSTASAIIISMFGKVAKHGNKSVTSKSGSANVLEAFGIKINLNPEEAKKMIEKTNFAFLFAPLYHPPLKNVMDVRRELKIRTIFNVLGPLANPANPAYQLVGVFSENLVERVAEAMEFLGVKKGVVVHGNGLDEVSPRKETIVAEVNKNVETYKLTPEDFGVKRTKIVPCNSPEESAKRIAAVLSGRGLEEDRTFVLLNASMALYSSDFGELKDCVEAVRNILDEGSALKKLEEIVDASKKN, from the coding sequence ATGTTGAGCAAAATAGTTGAGAGAAGAAATCTCAGTTTTGAAGAAGCTTACGAGCTTTACAATGAAATTGTAAAAGAAAGTCCGGTTAGAATCGCAGCGTACCTTTCAGCCCTCCAGACCAAAGGATTTACAGCTGAGGAGCTTGCAGGCTTCGCAAAGGCTATGAGAGACTCAGCAATAAAAATTGAGCTTGGAGAAGTTTGCGACACCTGCGGAACTGGTGGAGATGGAGCTTCGACTATAAACGTGAGCACTGCTTCAGCCATAATAATTTCGATGTTCGGAAAAGTTGCCAAGCACGGCAACAAATCTGTAACATCCAAGAGCGGCTCGGCCAACGTTCTCGAAGCCTTTGGAATTAAAATAAACTTGAATCCAGAAGAAGCTAAGAAAATGATCGAAAAAACGAACTTCGCTTTCCTTTTCGCTCCTCTTTACCATCCTCCCCTTAAAAATGTCATGGATGTTAGAAGAGAGCTTAAGATAAGAACGATATTCAACGTTCTCGGTCCTTTAGCGAATCCAGCCAATCCAGCGTATCAGCTCGTTGGAGTCTTCTCCGAAAACCTCGTTGAAAGAGTTGCAGAGGCTATGGAGTTTCTCGGAGTTAAGAAAGGCGTGGTTGTTCACGGAAACGGACTGGATGAGGTTAGTCCGAGAAAGGAGACGATCGTTGCTGAGGTAAACAAGAATGTAGAGACCTACAAGCTAACTCCAGAGGATTTCGGGGTTAAAAGAACGAAAATAGTTCCTTGCAACTCCCCAGAAGAGAGCGCGAAAAGGATAGCTGCTGTCCTCTCCGGGAGAGGTTTAGAAGAGGATAGAACGTTTGTACTCCTCAACGCGAGCATGGCTCTCTACTCTTCCGACTTCGGAGAGCTCAAAGATTGCGTTGAAGCTGTTAGAAATATTCTCGACGAAGGAAGCGCTTTGAAAAAACTGGAGGAGATAGTCGATGCTTCTAAGAAAAATTGA
- the lysS gene encoding lysine--tRNA ligase, translated as MTHWADVIAEDLLKRGDKHRIATGITPSGHIHFGNLREIIIADAVRRAVEEKGGKAEVIYVADTFDPLRRRYPFLPEEFEKYVGMPLSEIPDPEGGCHENYAEHFLQPFLESLDVLGIDLIVKRADQMYKSGEYEKHIRIALEKRDKIAEILKEVSGREVEEDWSPFNPLCKNCGRINSAKVKSFDDKGAYYSCSCGYSGYASFREGKLTWRVDWVARWDILKITCEPFGKDHAAAGGSYDTGVRIAREVYGFEPPYPIVYEWIHLKGVGAMKSSKGIVVPVKDLVEALPPEIIRYIIIRTKPERHIEFDPSMILEVFDEFEDAYRRKDRSVQLSIVGDVVYSDVSFRHLVVVGQIANWDLEKALEILSRTYHVDETVRRDVERRLIYAKRWLEKFAPENLKFEIKEEIEVEFSEDERRFLRTFAERLEEDMSPERIHQLVYEVARELNVKPAKAFQAIYKAILGKNYGPRAGYFIKSLGIEWVKKRFKKV; from the coding sequence ATGACTCACTGGGCTGACGTGATCGCCGAAGATTTACTCAAAAGAGGAGATAAGCACAGAATAGCCACCGGAATAACTCCTTCAGGACACATCCATTTCGGAAACCTGAGAGAGATAATAATAGCTGATGCTGTGAGAAGAGCTGTGGAGGAAAAGGGAGGAAAGGCTGAAGTAATTTACGTTGCCGACACTTTCGATCCTCTGAGGAGGAGGTATCCCTTTCTTCCAGAAGAGTTTGAGAAATACGTGGGAATGCCTTTAAGCGAGATTCCTGATCCTGAAGGAGGGTGCCATGAAAATTACGCTGAACATTTCCTTCAACCTTTTTTAGAGTCGTTAGACGTTCTGGGAATAGATTTAATCGTAAAAAGAGCGGATCAAATGTACAAATCCGGAGAGTACGAGAAGCACATTAGAATAGCTCTGGAAAAAAGGGACAAAATTGCCGAAATTCTCAAAGAAGTTAGTGGTAGAGAAGTGGAAGAAGATTGGAGTCCTTTCAATCCGCTATGCAAGAACTGCGGAAGGATAAACTCGGCTAAAGTTAAGAGCTTCGACGATAAAGGTGCTTACTACTCCTGCTCCTGCGGATACAGCGGATACGCGAGCTTTAGGGAGGGAAAGCTTACTTGGCGAGTGGACTGGGTAGCTAGATGGGACATCCTCAAAATAACCTGCGAACCCTTTGGAAAAGATCACGCAGCTGCTGGAGGGAGCTACGATACGGGAGTGAGGATAGCAAGGGAAGTTTACGGTTTCGAGCCACCCTATCCTATCGTTTACGAGTGGATTCATTTGAAAGGCGTTGGAGCGATGAAAAGCTCGAAGGGAATAGTCGTGCCGGTGAAGGACCTCGTAGAAGCTCTACCTCCGGAAATAATCAGGTACATAATAATCAGAACGAAGCCGGAAAGGCATATAGAGTTCGATCCCTCGATGATTCTTGAGGTTTTCGACGAGTTTGAGGATGCTTACAGGAGAAAAGATAGGAGCGTTCAGCTTTCGATAGTTGGAGATGTAGTTTACTCCGACGTTTCCTTCAGACACCTCGTTGTTGTTGGGCAGATAGCAAACTGGGATTTAGAAAAAGCCCTCGAAATATTGTCGAGAACTTATCACGTCGATGAGACGGTGAGGAGAGACGTGGAGAGAAGGCTGATATACGCTAAGAGGTGGCTCGAAAAGTTCGCTCCGGAAAACCTGAAGTTTGAGATTAAGGAAGAGATAGAGGTGGAATTCAGCGAAGACGAAAGGAGATTCCTAAGAACTTTTGCGGAGAGGCTTGAAGAAGATATGAGCCCTGAAAGAATTCACCAGCTCGTTTACGAGGTTGCGAGGGAGTTAAACGTAAAGCCAGCAAAGGCTTTTCAGGCGATATACAAAGCGATTCTCGGCAAAAACTACGGTCCAAGAGCAGGATACTTCATAAAGTCCCTCGGCATCGAGTGGGTGAAGAAGAGGTTTAAAAAAGTATGA
- a CDS encoding methyl-accepting chemotaxis protein, which yields MSDGKNLILESDKLSDEKWIVNFIKAMPGIIIFVGVDGKIKFANDNAARLAGYDSAEQIIGLKPKDVAVFSEEYANIGKKFIEKIKKGEPVKLETKLIPKVGKEFYARIEVNPFYSNGELVGYIESFYDITELVKKNEFIKKIFFEMPAPVYAMFVGTDGRIRYVNNELVRLTGLSIDEIVGKRSGEIIKTPTGKTLADKILKTRKSVINFEGVVNVGDTIIPALVSCVPIYMDDELMGAMYIFISIKNLKEKEKEIREILEYMRENLSKLSNAIKELQSGNLDIKIEKTRDDEFGKTFEAFNEFVKKLREIITDITADMKDVKGGVQEIEEALSQMSSGMEQISTSSQQIANGSENLSRLANESMAHLKKTEKIFSDLVQEAVEYSEVADDAAKNANRAAELGVVALQAIDKITEVMESTSRVVESLEKAVRDIGKVTDKIRTIADQTNLLALNAAIEAARAGEHGRGFAVVADEVRKLAVEAKKSTEEINEIVTKVQEETKKVIETTQSAKSISLESSKNITEALNMARSIAQSVNELAKMFGKLSEVAQEGLRSLEVLTKNFEEVASTAEENAASTEETSAAIEEQTASIQQVYNTISNIKSIAESTYVKMIETFKFEKIEK from the coding sequence ATGAGTGATGGTAAGAATCTAATTTTAGAAAGTGACAAACTATCCGACGAAAAATGGATTGTAAACTTTATAAAAGCGATGCCTGGGATTATAATTTTTGTGGGGGTAGATGGAAAAATAAAATTTGCAAATGACAATGCAGCTAGACTTGCTGGATATGACAGTGCAGAACAAATTATTGGGTTAAAACCCAAAGATGTAGCTGTTTTTAGTGAAGAATATGCAAATATAGGAAAAAAATTTATAGAAAAAATTAAAAAAGGAGAACCAGTAAAATTAGAGACAAAACTTATTCCGAAAGTTGGCAAGGAGTTCTATGCTAGGATTGAGGTTAATCCATTTTACTCTAACGGAGAACTTGTAGGATATATTGAGTCATTCTATGATATCACCGAGCTAGTCAAGAAAAACGAATTTATCAAAAAAATATTCTTTGAGATGCCAGCCCCAGTTTATGCAATGTTCGTTGGTACTGATGGTAGAATTCGCTACGTAAATAATGAACTTGTAAGATTAACAGGACTATCAATTGACGAGATTGTTGGAAAAAGAAGTGGAGAAATTATAAAAACACCTACAGGAAAAACACTTGCTGACAAAATTTTAAAGACTCGTAAAAGTGTTATCAACTTTGAGGGGGTTGTAAACGTAGGTGATACAATTATCCCGGCTTTAGTTTCTTGTGTACCAATATATATGGATGATGAGTTAATGGGTGCTATGTATATATTTATAAGTATTAAAAATCTCAAAGAAAAAGAAAAAGAGATTAGAGAAATACTTGAATATATGAGAGAAAACCTTTCGAAGCTCAGTAATGCTATTAAAGAATTACAATCTGGTAACCTTGACATAAAAATTGAGAAAACTCGCGATGATGAATTCGGAAAAACGTTTGAAGCTTTCAATGAGTTTGTTAAAAAGTTAAGGGAGATTATTACGGACATTACTGCAGATATGAAAGATGTAAAAGGTGGTGTGCAGGAAATTGAAGAAGCATTATCTCAAATGAGTTCTGGAATGGAACAAATTAGCACATCATCTCAACAGATTGCTAACGGTAGTGAAAATCTTTCAAGATTAGCCAACGAATCGATGGCACACCTTAAAAAGACCGAAAAAATATTCAGCGATTTAGTTCAAGAAGCAGTGGAATATTCTGAAGTTGCTGATGATGCAGCTAAAAATGCTAATAGAGCTGCAGAGTTGGGAGTTGTTGCCCTTCAGGCAATAGACAAAATAACCGAGGTTATGGAGTCCACTTCACGGGTTGTCGAATCTCTGGAAAAGGCTGTTAGAGATATTGGAAAGGTTACAGACAAAATTAGAACAATTGCTGATCAGACCAATTTGCTTGCTTTGAATGCTGCTATTGAAGCTGCGAGGGCTGGGGAGCATGGGAGGGGTTTTGCCGTTGTTGCGGATGAAGTAAGAAAACTTGCTGTAGAAGCCAAAAAGAGCACTGAAGAAATTAATGAAATAGTTACCAAAGTTCAAGAAGAAACTAAAAAAGTTATCGAAACTACACAATCGGCGAAGAGTATAAGTTTAGAGAGTAGTAAAAACATTACTGAAGCTTTGAATATGGCTAGATCGATAGCACAATCTGTTAACGAATTAGCTAAAATGTTTGGAAAGTTATCAGAGGTTGCCCAAGAAGGGCTCAGAAGTCTCGAAGTTCTTACAAAGAATTTCGAAGAAGTTGCATCAACTGCTGAAGAAAATGCGGCATCTACTGAAGAAACTTCTGCAGCAATAGAAGAACAAACTGCATCGATCCAACAAGTATATAACACGATTTCCAATATTAAAAGTATTGCCGAAAGTACGTATGTAAAAATGATAGAAACTTTCAAATTTGAGAAAATAGAAAAATAG
- the vapB gene encoding type II toxin-antitoxin system VapB family antitoxin codes for MRVRKGTKKLLEEVGLNVSEEVRKFLEELVWKVKIKKKLEEWEKILENVKPSESGFAATSVREDRDSR; via the coding sequence GTGAGAGTACGAAAAGGAACTAAAAAACTGCTTGAAGAAGTGGGGTTAAACGTGAGCGAAGAGGTAAGGAAATTCCTTGAAGAGCTTGTATGGAAGGTAAAGATAAAGAAAAAACTGGAAGAGTGGGAAAAAATTCTGGAAAACGTGAAACCTTCGGAAAGCGGATTTGCAGCTACCAGCGTGAGGGAAGATCGTGATAGTCGTTGA
- the trpC gene encoding indole-3-glycerol phosphate synthase TrpC, which produces MRTDLSSMIRKRKEEKLNPVVAEIKVHSPKFGDLLGKRDPIEILKTYESCRVAGISYITERKHFKGDFELFKRICKLSHLPVLRKDFVTSKVEIERTAEAEADAVLLIARILKDKTAEFVDFALEHGLESVVEVHSEKEVEFAVETNTPIIGINNRDISKLEKDGGSVEVTKKLAKLIPRRFVRISESGIANLNDLKIALSYADAALVGTAFMKADRVEDVVRSFVEAKLC; this is translated from the coding sequence ATGAGAACAGACCTCTCATCCATGATTAGAAAGAGGAAGGAAGAAAAGCTTAATCCGGTTGTGGCGGAGATTAAGGTTCACTCGCCAAAGTTCGGGGATTTGCTCGGAAAGAGAGATCCGATAGAAATTCTGAAAACTTACGAAAGTTGCAGAGTTGCTGGAATATCTTACATAACCGAAAGAAAACACTTCAAAGGCGATTTCGAGCTTTTCAAAAGAATTTGTAAGCTTTCACACCTTCCGGTTTTAAGGAAGGACTTCGTAACGAGTAAAGTCGAAATAGAAAGGACTGCCGAAGCTGAAGCTGATGCCGTTCTGCTTATAGCGAGAATTCTCAAGGACAAAACTGCTGAATTTGTCGATTTCGCTTTAGAACACGGATTGGAGAGTGTTGTTGAAGTTCACAGCGAAAAAGAAGTTGAGTTTGCCGTCGAAACGAATACTCCGATTATCGGCATAAACAACAGGGACATTTCTAAGCTGGAAAAGGATGGTGGGAGTGTCGAAGTGACTAAAAAGCTCGCCAAACTAATTCCGAGGAGGTTCGTAAGGATTAGCGAGAGCGGAATAGCGAACTTAAATGATTTGAAGATAGCTCTAAGCTACGCAGATGCCGCTTTAGTAGGCACGGCTTTCATGAAAGCAGATAGGGTTGAGGACGTTGTAAGGTCTTTTGTGGAGGCTAAGTTATGTTGA
- a CDS encoding radical SAM protein, with the protein MKRIEAGSFYSYLSEGCKICRRGAKLVLFVTGKCRSSCYYCPISEEKKGKDVVYANERPVRSLEDIAEEINAMSAEGIAITGGEPLLKLDYVLEVIEAFDDLHIHLYTSVPAKEEVIKKLAEAGLDEIRFHPPHLENSEIYRESVRIAKKYGIETGIEIPAIKYEEEIVKLVNEEDIFLNVNELEFSATNYLELEKRGWEIGEFYEAKNSKEIAMKYAEKVKKFHFCSVRFKDIAQFRRRLIRMGFNLPEFYKVTSEGTVLCGYLEGDKEKIRKILTSMGIDFFETDEGFEVSMEFAEENAEKLRKEGIEVYIVERYPTYNRLLISKTPLR; encoded by the coding sequence ATGAAAAGGATCGAAGCCGGAAGTTTTTACAGCTACCTAAGCGAAGGCTGTAAGATCTGCAGGAGAGGAGCGAAACTCGTCCTATTTGTCACGGGAAAATGTCGCAGCAGCTGTTATTACTGTCCGATAAGCGAGGAGAAAAAGGGAAAAGATGTAGTTTACGCAAACGAAAGACCGGTGAGAAGCTTGGAAGATATCGCCGAAGAGATAAATGCGATGAGCGCTGAAGGAATAGCGATAACCGGAGGAGAGCCTTTGCTAAAGCTCGACTACGTTCTGGAAGTCATAGAAGCTTTTGACGACCTGCACATTCATTTATACACGAGCGTTCCGGCAAAAGAGGAGGTCATAAAAAAACTTGCCGAAGCCGGCTTGGATGAGATCAGATTCCATCCACCCCATCTCGAAAACTCCGAAATCTACAGAGAAAGCGTTAGAATTGCGAAAAAGTACGGAATTGAGACCGGCATTGAAATTCCGGCTATAAAGTATGAAGAGGAGATAGTAAAGCTCGTAAACGAGGAGGATATATTTCTCAACGTTAACGAGCTCGAATTTTCGGCGACAAATTACCTCGAACTCGAAAAGAGGGGATGGGAAATAGGGGAGTTTTACGAGGCTAAAAATAGCAAGGAAATAGCTATGAAGTACGCTGAAAAAGTCAAAAAGTTTCACTTTTGCAGCGTGAGATTCAAAGATATTGCTCAATTTAGAAGAAGGCTCATAAGAATGGGTTTCAACTTACCAGAGTTTTACAAGGTCACGAGTGAAGGCACTGTTCTCTGCGGATACTTGGAGGGAGACAAGGAAAAAATTAGAAAAATATTAACGTCCATGGGTATTGATTTCTTCGAAACAGATGAAGGATTCGAGGTAAGTATGGAGTTCGCAGAGGAAAATGCCGAAAAGCTCAGGAAGGAGGGAATAGAGGTTTACATCGTCGAAAGATATCCGACCTACAACAGATTGCTAATCTCGAAAACTCCTCTGAGGTGA
- a CDS encoding DUF2551 domain-containing protein: MNEEVIRRLRKYLERDRSGIRRALLKIVLSGEKLTTEEIQKRLAEMGYNLNIRGVSAMVGLMSARLGILKLEIGEKNKYYLKKEYESVVKEILQEFEKK; encoded by the coding sequence GTGAACGAGGAGGTTATAAGAAGGCTAAGGAAGTATTTGGAAAGAGATAGGAGCGGAATAAGAAGGGCTCTCCTTAAAATCGTCCTTAGCGGGGAAAAGCTTACTACCGAAGAAATTCAGAAAAGACTCGCAGAAATGGGATACAACTTGAACATTCGGGGAGTTTCGGCAATGGTTGGATTGATGAGCGCGAGACTCGGAATATTAAAGCTTGAAATCGGAGAGAAGAACAAATATTATCTAAAAAAGGAGTACGAAAGCGTAGTTAAAGAAATCTTGCAGGAGTTCGAGAAAAAATGA
- a CDS encoding 50S ribosomal protein L40e: MARFPEAEARLFNVKICMRCNARNPMKARTCRKCGYKGLRPKAKERKGRK; encoded by the coding sequence ATGGCGAGATTTCCAGAGGCTGAAGCGAGGCTATTCAACGTGAAAATCTGCATGAGGTGCAACGCAAGAAATCCGATGAAAGCGAGAACTTGCAGAAAGTGCGGATACAAAGGTTTGAGACCTAAAGCCAAAGAAAGAAAGGGTAGGAAGTAA
- a CDS encoding anthranilate synthase component I — protein MLLRKIDYVDPLKVYSVLREEGYPFILESATKHERKARFSYVGSNPEFVVEVSGRGAKVDGKRVSKESNPFKALKEIKNFEGSGEKFAGGFVGYVAYDAVHNYLGGEIKEASRFGFYENVFVFDHVKGEAYFLSLNGSDINPEKIVEKAKREEFKEEKESSSILRCDADRDVFVEMVEKAKEYIYEGEVFQVVLSREYELSTDLSPIQIYANLRKINPSPYMFLLEFEKSLVGASPETMASVENNLLKINPIAGTAERGRNYEEDRMIAEALLSDEKERAEHVMLVDLARNDVRKVCKAGSVRVTRFMEVIKYSHVQHIESEVVGEIREDVSCFEAIEAAFPAGTLTGAPKLRAMEIIDELEKSRRRVYGGCVGYFSVNNSADTAIAIRMVEIDDVCRVRAGAGIVADSNPEREFYETERKMRAVLKALEVVE, from the coding sequence ATGCTTCTAAGAAAAATTGATTACGTCGATCCGCTAAAAGTTTACTCGGTTTTGAGGGAGGAGGGTTACCCTTTCATTCTCGAGTCAGCCACGAAGCACGAGAGAAAAGCGAGGTTCTCCTACGTTGGATCTAATCCGGAGTTTGTTGTAGAAGTTAGCGGAAGAGGGGCTAAAGTAGACGGAAAGAGGGTTTCCAAGGAAAGCAATCCTTTCAAAGCTTTAAAAGAAATTAAAAACTTCGAAGGATCTGGGGAGAAGTTTGCCGGAGGTTTTGTAGGCTACGTTGCTTACGATGCGGTTCACAACTACTTGGGGGGAGAGATAAAAGAAGCTTCGAGATTCGGATTCTACGAGAATGTCTTCGTTTTCGACCACGTTAAAGGAGAAGCGTATTTTCTCAGTTTGAACGGCAGCGACATAAATCCGGAAAAGATAGTTGAAAAAGCAAAAAGGGAGGAATTTAAAGAAGAGAAAGAATCTTCCAGCATTTTAAGATGCGACGCAGATAGAGATGTGTTCGTAGAGATGGTGGAGAAAGCGAAGGAATACATCTACGAAGGGGAAGTCTTTCAGGTCGTTCTTTCGAGAGAATACGAGCTTTCCACAGATCTATCTCCGATTCAAATTTACGCAAACCTCAGAAAAATAAATCCGAGTCCTTACATGTTTCTTCTCGAGTTCGAAAAGAGTTTGGTCGGAGCCTCTCCGGAAACGATGGCTTCCGTCGAAAACAACCTTCTCAAAATAAATCCCATCGCCGGAACTGCCGAAAGGGGGAGAAATTATGAGGAAGATAGGATGATAGCGGAAGCTCTCCTTTCCGATGAGAAAGAGAGAGCCGAACACGTTATGCTCGTCGATCTGGCTAGAAACGACGTGAGAAAGGTTTGCAAGGCTGGGAGCGTTAGAGTTACGAGGTTCATGGAGGTGATAAAATACAGTCACGTTCAGCACATAGAAAGCGAAGTCGTCGGGGAGATTAGAGAAGACGTGAGCTGCTTTGAAGCAATTGAAGCAGCTTTTCCAGCCGGAACTTTAACCGGAGCTCCTAAGCTGAGAGCGATGGAGATAATAGACGAACTCGAGAAGTCGAGGAGGAGAGTTTACGGAGGTTGCGTCGGTTATTTTTCGGTTAACAACTCAGCCGACACAGCTATTGCGATAAGAATGGTCGAAATTGACGACGTTTGCAGGGTTAGAGCCGGAGCAGGAATTGTCGCTGATTCTAATCCGGAAAGGGAGTTTTACGAAACTGAAAGAAAAATGAGGGCAGTTTTAAAAGCTTTGGAGGTGGTGGAATGA
- the uppS gene encoding polyprenyl diphosphate synthase encodes MIRKIYELLLEREVKKKRLPNHIAIIMDGNRRYARKRGLPPQMGHFFGSKKAEKVLEWCYELGIKTLTVFAFSTENFKRNEEEKRNLFQLIRRELFRLAEDKRIHRNRVKVRIIGKKELLPKYVLEAASFVEKRTKEYDNFRLNIAIAYGARQEIAEAVRKVLEKVLNGEVKAEEIDLKMIEENLYENMPVDIIIRTGKEMRLSNFLIWQSASKYAYFCDVYWPEFRRIDLLRAIRSWQKRVERWLDGRQA; translated from the coding sequence ATGATAAGGAAAATTTACGAGCTCCTTTTAGAAAGAGAGGTTAAGAAGAAGAGGTTGCCAAATCACATTGCGATAATAATGGACGGAAATAGAAGGTACGCAAGAAAGAGGGGATTACCTCCCCAGATGGGACATTTTTTTGGATCGAAAAAAGCTGAGAAGGTTCTCGAGTGGTGCTACGAGCTTGGAATTAAAACGCTGACAGTCTTTGCTTTTTCGACTGAAAACTTTAAAAGAAATGAGGAGGAGAAGAGAAATTTGTTTCAGCTAATTAGAAGAGAGCTTTTCAGACTCGCTGAAGACAAGAGAATTCACAGGAACAGAGTAAAAGTTCGAATAATCGGAAAAAAGGAGCTTTTACCAAAATACGTTTTAGAAGCTGCCTCTTTCGTTGAAAAAAGGACGAAAGAATACGACAACTTCAGGCTAAACATTGCCATAGCCTACGGAGCGAGGCAAGAAATAGCTGAAGCTGTAAGAAAGGTGTTGGAAAAAGTTTTAAATGGCGAGGTAAAAGCAGAGGAGATAGACCTCAAAATGATAGAAGAAAACCTCTACGAAAATATGCCCGTGGATATAATAATCAGAACGGGAAAAGAGATGAGGTTGTCGAACTTCCTCATCTGGCAATCCGCTTCAAAATACGCTTACTTCTGCGACGTGTACTGGCCGGAGTTCAGAAGAATAGACTTGCTAAGAGCGATAAGATCTTGGCAGAAAAGAGTAGAGAGGTGGTTGGATGGACGCCAAGCTTAA
- a CDS encoding mannose-1-phosphate guanylyltransferase/mannose-6-phosphate isomerase, with amino-acid sequence MRVLILAGGKGTRLFPLSRENFPKQFLKIWNNKSLLQLTVERALEFADESNIYIISGEEFKFIISEQLNEINADCNILVEPEGKNTFPAIVYGALEIEEGTMLVLPSDHYVEGDLYSYFRMAKNFAREYLITFGIKPNKPHTGYGYIKPGESIGDGIYKVERFIEKPDFEKAKEYVNSGYYWNSGMFMFDAELFLEEVERLYPGIVEAFKRSVKDGYEACENISVDYAVMEKTDKAAVVPVDIFWSDLGSYDSLYEVMKKDKDKNAILGEFIGIDSKRNLVISDRLVAGINLEDYLIIDTKDVLLVCKRGEAERVKKVVEILKERGDRRVKEHLTIAKPWGSVTALERSTFYKINKLVVKPGEKLSLHAHMHRSENWVIVSGIAKVTVEDKEFYLRRGESTFIPAGVKHRLENPGKIPLEVIEVSIGEYLEEDDIIRYEDEYGRS; translated from the coding sequence ATGAGGGTTTTAATACTCGCCGGAGGAAAGGGGACGAGACTCTTTCCTCTTAGCAGAGAAAACTTTCCCAAGCAGTTTTTGAAAATCTGGAACAACAAATCACTTCTTCAGCTCACCGTGGAAAGAGCTCTTGAGTTTGCAGATGAGAGTAACATCTACATAATCTCCGGAGAGGAGTTCAAATTTATTATAAGCGAGCAGCTGAACGAAATAAACGCTGACTGCAACATTTTAGTAGAGCCGGAAGGAAAAAACACTTTTCCGGCAATAGTTTACGGAGCTTTAGAGATTGAGGAGGGGACGATGCTCGTTCTTCCTTCAGATCACTACGTCGAAGGGGATTTGTACAGCTACTTTAGAATGGCAAAGAACTTCGCAAGAGAATACCTCATTACCTTCGGGATAAAGCCGAACAAGCCTCACACCGGCTACGGATACATAAAACCCGGAGAAAGCATTGGAGATGGAATTTATAAAGTCGAGCGATTCATAGAAAAGCCGGATTTTGAGAAAGCTAAGGAATACGTAAACTCGGGTTACTACTGGAACAGCGGAATGTTCATGTTCGACGCCGAGCTCTTCTTGGAGGAAGTAGAAAGGCTTTACCCCGGGATCGTAGAGGCTTTTAAGAGGAGCGTAAAAGACGGATACGAAGCTTGCGAAAACATAAGCGTAGACTATGCGGTGATGGAGAAGACTGACAAAGCTGCCGTAGTTCCTGTCGACATTTTCTGGAGCGACCTCGGCAGCTACGACTCGCTCTACGAAGTGATGAAGAAGGACAAAGACAAGAACGCGATTCTCGGTGAGTTTATTGGGATAGATTCGAAGAGAAATTTGGTAATTAGCGACAGACTCGTTGCAGGAATAAACCTCGAAGACTATCTGATAATCGACACGAAAGACGTTTTGCTCGTTTGCAAAAGAGGTGAAGCTGAAAGGGTTAAGAAGGTAGTGGAAATTCTGAAGGAGAGGGGGGATAGAAGAGTTAAGGAGCACTTGACAATAGCGAAACCTTGGGGAAGCGTGACAGCATTAGAGCGTTCGACATTTTACAAGATAAACAAACTCGTCGTCAAGCCGGGGGAAAAGCTGAGCTTGCATGCTCACATGCACAGGAGCGAGAACTGGGTCATAGTGAGCGGAATAGCGAAGGTTACGGTGGAAGACAAAGAGTTTTATTTAAGAAGGGGGGAAAGCACGTTCATTCCAGCTGGAGTAAAGCACAGGCTCGAAAATCCCGGGAAGATACCTCTGGAGGTCATAGAAGTATCTATAGGAGAGTATTTAGAAGAAGACGACATAATCAGATACGAGGACGAGTATGGAAGAAGTTGA